One part of the Rickettsia akari str. Hartford genome encodes these proteins:
- a CDS encoding biotin--[acetyl-CoA-carboxylase] ligase, with translation MNIGKFKLIVFDTLDSTSSEAMRIVQNAKVDSNYAVLAKSQTNGRGRNGKNWQSRSGNLHVSLLIKPDKELALLPQLSFVTALAIYDCMSSRGLTTGSSKPTTNDTVSCVLEPVVKPRDDIIQLKWPNDVLVNGRKIAGILLESVKIENNYYLIIGIGINITYHPDNIDQPTTSLISENLPPIETQALLQKLIENFEKYYQIWHNNGFSFIRQKWLEHAYKLHENISVKHQNDIITGLFKDIDNTGRIILQLPSKKIISFSTAELSF, from the coding sequence ATGAACATAGGTAAATTTAAACTAATTGTTTTTGATACACTAGACAGTACAAGCTCTGAGGCTATGAGAATAGTTCAGAATGCTAAAGTTGATTCAAACTATGCAGTACTAGCCAAATCTCAAACTAACGGACGTGGTAGAAACGGAAAAAACTGGCAGTCTAGGTCGGGTAACTTACATGTAAGTTTACTAATAAAGCCTGATAAAGAGCTAGCATTATTACCGCAATTATCTTTTGTTACAGCACTTGCCATTTATGATTGTATGTCATCCCGTGGCTTGACCACGGGATCCAGTAAACCAACAACTAATGATACTGTAAGCTGTGTTCTGGAGCCTGTGGTCAAGCCACGGGATGACATTATACAACTAAAATGGCCTAACGATGTTCTCGTGAACGGTCGGAAAATTGCCGGTATACTTCTTGAATCTGTTAAAATAGAAAATAATTATTACCTTATTATCGGTATCGGTATTAATATTACATATCACCCTGATAATATCGACCAGCCTACTACTAGCTTAATAAGCGAAAATCTACCGCCTATAGAGACGCAAGCTTTACTTCAAAAATTAATAGAAAATTTTGAAAAATATTATCAAATCTGGCATAATAACGGTTTTTCTTTTATTAGACAAAAATGGTTAGAACATGCGTACAAGTTACATGAAAATATTAGCGTCAAACATCAAAATGATATAATAACCGGTCTTTTTAAAGATATCGATAATACTGGTAGAATAATATTGCAACTACCTTCCAAAAAAATAATCTCTTTTTCCACTGCTGAACTTTCTTTTTAG
- the prfA gene encoding peptide chain release factor 1 encodes MSFSDNLAKILDKYDNLGKKLSSGIMGDEFVKASKEYAELEDVVVKIKEYNKAKSELEEANNFKLELGFDNATLAMIEDEIHILENSLPKLERAVKIALLPKDDADSKSAIIEVRAGSGGEEAALFAAVLFNMYQRYAELKGWRFEILAISDTGIGGYKEASASIKGKDVFSKLKFESGVHRVQRVPETESQGRIHTSAATVAVLPEAEEVDIKIEDKDLRIDTYRASGAGGQHVNTTDSAVRITHIPTGITVALQDEKSQHKNKAKALKILRARIYEEERRNKEQERADSRRGQIGSGDRSERIRTYNFPQGRVSDHRINLTLYKIDEVVKNGQLDEFIEALIAEDEAKKLSEI; translated from the coding sequence ATGAGTTTTTCAGATAATTTAGCAAAAATTTTAGATAAATATGACAATTTAGGCAAAAAATTATCTTCCGGCATTATGGGAGACGAATTTGTTAAGGCATCTAAAGAATATGCCGAACTTGAAGATGTTGTAGTAAAAATTAAAGAATATAATAAAGCTAAATCTGAGCTTGAAGAAGCAAATAATTTTAAGCTAGAACTGGGATTTGATAATGCAACTTTAGCAATGATTGAAGACGAAATACATATCCTTGAAAATTCGTTACCAAAACTTGAAAGAGCTGTAAAAATTGCGTTATTACCGAAAGATGATGCGGATAGTAAAAGTGCTATTATTGAAGTTAGAGCAGGAAGCGGCGGAGAAGAAGCAGCACTTTTTGCTGCCGTACTTTTCAATATGTACCAACGATACGCCGAGTTAAAAGGATGGCGTTTCGAGATATTAGCAATTTCCGATACTGGCATAGGCGGTTATAAAGAAGCATCTGCATCGATAAAAGGCAAAGATGTATTCTCTAAGCTCAAATTTGAGTCGGGCGTTCATAGAGTGCAGAGAGTACCGGAAACGGAATCACAAGGACGTATTCACACTTCGGCAGCAACAGTTGCAGTACTTCCTGAGGCTGAAGAGGTTGATATTAAAATTGAAGATAAAGACTTAAGAATTGATACTTATAGAGCTTCAGGGGCTGGTGGACAGCACGTTAATACTACCGATTCTGCCGTACGTATAACCCATATCCCTACCGGTATTACCGTAGCATTACAAGATGAGAAGTCGCAGCATAAAAATAAAGCAAAGGCGTTAAAAATTCTACGTGCTAGAATTTATGAAGAAGAACGACGTAATAAGGAACAAGAAAGAGCCGATAGTAGAAGAGGGCAGATAGGTTCGGGAGATCGTTCGGAACGGATACGTACTTATAATTTCCCACAGGGAAGAGTATCCGACCATAGAATAAACTTAACACTTTATAAGATAGACGAAGTAGTTAAAAACGGACAATTAGATGAATTTATTGAAGCTTTAATTGCAGAGGATGAAGCTAAAAAACTTTCAGAGATATAG
- a CDS encoding glutathione S-transferase family protein — protein MKKLYYYPICPLSRQARVFLKELDIEFTTIKEDYWQFNKGFLKINPAGTLPILKEPYGLFVVGIYPFIEYLNSKYPNFNFLDENIDICCEMRRLFFWFNDKFYREVTKIIIDEKVIRSIAKMSSPRTEFLRAAKNNLNYHLEYITSLLEKRSYLVSDSLTIADIAASCHLSVLDYFGEIYWDKWTLIKHWYSLIKSRPTFRLLLQDRIPGFTPPSYYTDLDF, from the coding sequence ATGAAAAAGTTATATTATTATCCTATTTGCCCTCTTTCAAGACAAGCTCGTGTCTTCTTAAAAGAATTAGATATAGAATTTACTACGATTAAAGAAGATTATTGGCAATTCAATAAAGGTTTCTTAAAAATAAATCCTGCTGGAACATTGCCTATTTTAAAAGAACCATACGGCTTATTTGTGGTAGGTATTTATCCTTTTATTGAATATCTGAATAGCAAATATCCGAATTTTAATTTTTTAGATGAAAATATTGATATTTGTTGCGAAATGAGACGATTATTCTTTTGGTTTAACGATAAATTTTATCGTGAAGTTACTAAGATTATTATCGATGAAAAAGTTATAAGATCAATTGCTAAAATGAGCAGCCCACGAACCGAGTTTTTACGTGCTGCAAAAAATAATTTAAATTATCACTTAGAATATATAACTTCTTTACTCGAAAAAAGAAGTTATCTCGTATCGGATTCACTAACTATTGCCGATATTGCCGCAAGCTGTCACTTATCGGTACTTGATTATTTCGGTGAGATTTATTGGGATAAATGGACACTTATCAAACATTGGTATTCACTAATTAAATCAAGACCGACTTTTAGGTTATTATTACAAGATAGAATACCAGGCTTTACCCCTCCGAGCTATTATACAGATTTAGATTTTTGA
- a CDS encoding biotin transporter BioY produces the protein MQLNSISLPLTKRQAIEIVLGVALLTICSQILIPFKPVPITLQTVAVLFIGLTYNRVSGTLAILSFVTLGAAGVPIFGEFSSGLPILLGITSGYLAGFIVAVYIMASLKDKIFTSNKLLNQITLCLIGNMIIMGLGWLWLSKFLGLKEAFYSGVLFFIIPGIIKSGLLIGLINVVQPKTR, from the coding sequence ATGCAACTTAATTCAATATCGTTACCGTTAACCAAAAGGCAAGCAATAGAAATAGTTTTAGGAGTGGCATTACTTACTATTTGTTCACAAATATTAATACCGTTTAAGCCTGTTCCCATAACATTACAAACTGTTGCAGTACTATTTATCGGGCTTACTTATAATAGGGTCAGCGGTACTCTAGCAATATTATCTTTTGTGACGCTAGGAGCTGCAGGTGTGCCGATATTTGGTGAATTTTCTAGCGGGTTACCAATATTATTAGGTATTACCAGTGGATATCTAGCAGGTTTCATAGTTGCCGTATATATTATGGCTAGCTTAAAAGATAAAATTTTTACTTCTAATAAATTGTTAAACCAAATTACTTTATGCTTAATCGGTAATATGATTATTATGGGTTTAGGCTGGCTATGGTTATCCAAATTTTTAGGATTAAAAGAAGCATTTTATAGTGGTGTACTATTTTTTATAATACCCGGAATAATTAAATCAGGCTTATTAATCGGACTTATCAATGTGGTACAACCAAAAACTCGATGA
- a CDS encoding BPL-N domain-containing protein, with translation MKIKIYNDLGVSKESIKHCVHTLKLYAPKYKVDYITAQDIIEEKCFQNTLLLILLGGRDLYYVQKLQGKGNDNIKNYLKNGGNFLGICAGSYYSGNYLAFAKGTNIEIIGERELRIFNGTVRGPLLAPYYYSSNKGARAAYLKINPTLNLNIKDCYAFYNGGGYFVDAENTKDTEIIASYEDNKPAIIKCTYGDGTAILSGVHLEYKPALIKNQSLNNIRKILKAHDTERIKLLNYIFKNLNLYNSSEG, from the coding sequence ATGAAAATAAAAATTTATAATGATTTAGGAGTTTCAAAAGAAAGTATTAAGCATTGCGTGCACACCTTAAAACTTTATGCTCCAAAGTATAAGGTAGATTATATTACTGCACAAGACATTATAGAGGAAAAGTGTTTTCAAAACACCTTATTACTTATTTTACTCGGTGGAAGAGATTTATACTATGTACAAAAATTGCAAGGTAAAGGAAATGATAATATAAAAAATTATTTAAAAAATGGCGGTAATTTTCTTGGAATATGTGCGGGTAGTTATTATAGCGGCAATTATTTAGCATTTGCTAAAGGAACAAATATAGAGATTATAGGTGAAAGAGAATTAAGGATTTTCAATGGAACGGTTAGAGGGCCATTGCTTGCTCCTTACTACTATAGTTCAAATAAAGGAGCAAGGGCCGCTTACCTTAAAATAAATCCAACGCTTAATTTAAATATTAAGGATTGTTATGCTTTTTATAATGGTGGTGGATATTTTGTTGATGCAGAAAATACTAAAGATACTGAAATAATAGCAAGTTATGAAGATAATAAACCTGCAATAATAAAATGTACCTACGGCGACGGAACAGCTATTTTAAGTGGAGTTCATCTTGAATATAAGCCTGCACTCATAAAAAATCAATCTCTTAATAATATTCGTAAAATACTTAAAGCTCATGATACGGAAAGAATCAAATTATTAAATTATATATTCAAAAATCTAAATCTGTATAATAGCTCGGAGGGGTAA
- a CDS encoding folylpolyglutamate synthase/dihydrofolate synthase family protein has product MLIPHFPVPTWKNNIKYDLENIASLLKALGNPHLRLPPVIHIAGTNGKGSSSAMLKSIFTIAGYKVHCYTSPHLFEFNERIVVAGEKISDNELWQVCEEVRVASEKFNIEPSFFEGTTAAAFVAFEKTRADILILETGLGGRLDATNIVERPLITLITPISYDHMNVLGSTLPLIAVEKSGIMKSCVPCVISIQALAVYETLFAKAEELDVPTFCYEYDFSIKKAENGFIYSSRNFSYEFPTPSLLGDHQLINAASVIALISLINKQFNISNDIISKGLQNTIWRARIEKIEPTKYSRLIGDNVQIWVDTAHNNSGAQVFANWIRDNLKSPIYLILGMTKNRNIKEFCSYFKDLTIKGYGVKVLSEPLSHSAETINLEGRKSGIDFSASDSLEDAISDIKKINGDNKANIIITGSLYLASDFYKLLSTR; this is encoded by the coding sequence ATGCTAATTCCGCATTTTCCGGTGCCGACCTGGAAAAATAATATTAAATATGATCTTGAAAATATAGCAAGCCTTTTAAAAGCCTTAGGTAACCCTCATTTAAGGCTTCCTCCCGTCATACATATAGCAGGTACCAACGGTAAAGGTTCAAGCAGTGCTATGCTTAAAAGCATCTTTACGATTGCCGGTTATAAAGTACATTGCTATACATCTCCTCATTTATTCGAATTTAATGAACGAATCGTAGTAGCAGGTGAAAAAATCTCGGATAATGAATTATGGCAAGTTTGTGAAGAGGTGAGGGTAGCAAGCGAAAAATTTAATATCGAACCTAGCTTCTTTGAAGGTACTACGGCAGCAGCATTTGTAGCATTTGAGAAAACAAGAGCCGATATATTAATTTTAGAGACGGGACTAGGCGGTCGGTTAGACGCAACAAATATAGTAGAACGACCGTTAATTACTTTAATTACACCTATTTCATATGATCATATGAATGTGCTTGGGTCAACATTACCACTAATAGCAGTTGAGAAATCCGGTATTATGAAATCTTGCGTTCCTTGCGTTATAAGTATACAAGCTTTAGCAGTTTATGAAACATTATTTGCAAAAGCTGAAGAGCTAGATGTACCTACTTTTTGTTATGAATATGATTTCAGTATTAAAAAGGCGGAGAACGGATTTATTTATTCATCACGAAATTTTAGTTATGAATTTCCTACTCCTTCACTGCTTGGTGATCATCAATTAATAAATGCTGCAAGCGTTATTGCTTTAATAAGTTTGATAAATAAACAATTTAATATTAGCAACGACATTATCTCTAAAGGACTGCAAAATACTATTTGGCGGGCTAGAATCGAAAAAATAGAACCGACAAAATATTCCAGATTAATAGGTGATAATGTTCAAATTTGGGTAGACACAGCTCATAATAATAGTGGGGCTCAAGTTTTTGCAAATTGGATTCGTGATAACTTAAAATCACCGATATATTTAATACTCGGTATGACTAAAAATAGGAATATCAAGGAGTTTTGCTCCTACTTTAAGGATTTGACAATTAAAGGTTACGGTGTTAAAGTTTTATCCGAACCGCTAAGCCATAGTGCAGAAACAATAAATTTGGAAGGCAGAAAGAGCGGTATTGATTTTAGCGCAAGCGACTCACTCGAAGATGCGATTAGTGATATAAAGAAGATAAACGGTGATAATAAAGCAAATATTATAATAACCGGATCGCTTTATCTAGCTTCCGATTTTTATAAATTGCTGTCTACTCGATGA
- a CDS encoding DUF2335 domain-containing protein: MKDTKRFFNKNNRLNKGYAKTFSVNEPDNNFYRKKFEHILPPIDLISEYESIYPGTLQELIHMAQKEQSHKHAIDLKNLKIQERVAKLTRICLLIFGICLIVSIFLKLSK; this comes from the coding sequence ATGAAAGATACTAAACGTTTTTTTAACAAAAATAATAGATTAAACAAAGGTTATGCTAAGACTTTTAGTGTCAATGAGCCTGATAATAATTTTTACCGTAAAAAGTTTGAACATATATTACCGCCAATTGATTTAATCAGTGAATATGAGAGTATTTATCCCGGTACTTTACAGGAATTAATTCATATGGCACAAAAAGAACAATCTCATAAGCATGCTATAGACCTAAAAAACTTGAAAATACAGGAAAGAGTCGCTAAATTAACACGAATCTGTTTATTAATATTTGGAATTTGCCTTATAGTTTCAATTTTTTTAAAACTTTCTAAATAA
- a CDS encoding TIGR02217 family protein — protein MTKSGLEARHLDYNYGCQKYLINNAKLSSTKFEQCNSYFKARRGSNFAFRFRDYAYYKVTNGMIARGDGNLNKFQLKKIYSDAIAPYERVITTQVKNNSVVLYINNARTMGIVDYNGGNVTLPKPLGQDTTLNADFTSDVAVRFSIDSFAYYHCNDGSIELPNIEFMAVIILVLPLKK, from the coding sequence ATAACTAAATCAGGTCTAGAAGCAAGACATTTAGACTACAACTATGGCTGTCAAAAATATTTAATCAACAATGCAAAGTTAAGCAGTACTAAATTTGAGCAATGTAATAGCTACTTTAAAGCAAGACGAGGCAGTAATTTTGCGTTTAGATTTAGGGATTATGCCTATTATAAAGTAACTAACGGAATGATCGCTAGAGGTGACGGCAATTTAAATAAATTTCAGCTAAAGAAGATATATAGCGATGCTATTGCTCCTTACGAACGAGTAATTACTACACAGGTTAAGAATAATAGTGTAGTTCTATATATTAATAACGCAAGGACTATGGGTATAGTCGATTATAATGGCGGGAATGTAACCTTACCGAAGCCTTTAGGACAAGATACAACTTTAAATGCTGATTTTACTTCTGACGTAGCGGTTAGATTTAGTATAGATAGTTTTGCATATTATCATTGTAATGACGGTTCTATAGAATTACCCAACATAGAGTTTATGGCGGTAATTATATTAGTATTGCCATTGAAGAAGTAA
- a CDS encoding pyruvate dehydrogenase complex dihydrolipoamide acetyltransferase, with translation MPIKILMPALSPTMTAGNLARWLKKEGDKVNPGEVIAEIETDKATMEVEAVDEGILAKIVIPQNSQNVPVNSLIAVLSEAREEKADIDAFIAKNNNVSPSPKPDTNLPKHHENIAKVEEQVAVIKHDTSKIFASPLAKRLAKMGNIKLESVKGSGPHGRIVKQDVLSYTPSTVHNKIVSRNPEEYRLVPNNNIRKIIAKRLLESKQTVPHFYLSIECNVDKLLDIREDINKSFSEDKATRISVNDFIILAVAKALQAVPNANASWREDAIRYYNNVDISVAVAIENGLVTPIVKNANQKNIIEISREMKKLIKKAKDNKLTPEEFQGGGFTISNLGMYGVKNFNAIINPPQSCIMGVGASAKRAIVKNDQITIETIMDVTLSADHRVVDGAVGAEFLAAFKKFIESPALMLI, from the coding sequence ATGCCGATTAAAATTTTAATGCCTGCTTTATCTCCGACTATGACGGCAGGCAATCTAGCTAGGTGGTTAAAGAAAGAAGGGGATAAAGTTAATCCTGGGGAAGTGATTGCCGAAATTGAAACCGATAAAGCCACGATGGAAGTAGAAGCAGTAGATGAAGGTATACTTGCCAAAATAGTTATCCCACAAAATAGTCAAAATGTACCTGTTAACTCTTTAATTGCCGTATTAAGTGAAGCAAGAGAAGAAAAAGCGGATATTGATGCGTTTATTGCAAAAAATAATAATGTATCACCGTCACCGAAACCAGATACTAACCTTCCAAAACACCACGAGAATATAGCTAAGGTAGAAGAACAGGTAGCAGTGATAAAACATGATACTAGTAAAATATTCGCCTCACCTCTTGCAAAAAGACTTGCAAAAATGGGAAATATTAAACTTGAGAGCGTGAAAGGTAGTGGTCCGCACGGTAGAATAGTCAAACAAGATGTCTTATCATATACTCCTAGCACTGTTCATAATAAAATAGTTAGTAGAAATCCTGAAGAATATCGTTTAGTACCAAATAATAATATCCGCAAGATTATAGCCAAGCGTCTGCTTGAATCTAAACAAACAGTTCCGCATTTTTATTTATCTATAGAATGTAATGTTGATAAATTGTTAGATATAAGAGAAGATATTAATAAATCTTTTTCTGAAGATAAAGCAACAAGGATATCGGTTAATGATTTTATTATTTTAGCAGTAGCCAAAGCTTTACAAGCAGTACCAAATGCCAATGCTAGTTGGAGGGAAGATGCGATTAGATATTACAATAATGTCGATATTTCAGTAGCGGTAGCGATTGAGAACGGGCTTGTTACACCGATAGTTAAAAATGCCAATCAAAAAAACATTATAGAGATATCTCGTGAAATGAAAAAATTAATAAAGAAAGCAAAAGATAACAAATTAACCCCTGAAGAATTTCAGGGCGGAGGGTTTACAATTTCTAACCTCGGTATGTACGGTGTGAAAAATTTCAATGCTATAATTAACCCACCGCAAAGTTGTATAATGGGCGTCGGAGCCAGTGCAAAACGTGCTATAGTCAAGAATGATCAAATAACTATAGAAACAATTATGGATGTAACTCTTTCTGCAGATCACCGAGTAGTAGACGGAGCAGTCGGTGCTGAGTTCTTGGCAGCATTTAAGAAATTTATAGAAAGCCCAGCTTTGATGTTGATATAA
- a CDS encoding superoxide dismutase codes for MTYCNKSNQTSYPFILPDLPYDKESFKPHFTPETFDYHYGKHHNAYVQNLNNLLKDKEELQKKDLEKIIYWSSQNSNAAIFNNAAQIWNHTFFWHSIKPHGGGKPNGKILEQINKDFGSFEGFCEQFKQEAVGQFGSGWAWLVYHDNRLQIIKTANAGTPIANGMKPLLACDVWEHAYYIDYRNKRPDYVDIFIKHMINWQFVEDNLMK; via the coding sequence ATGACATATTGCAACAAATCTAATCAAACCTCATATCCTTTTATCTTACCTGATTTACCTTATGACAAAGAGAGTTTTAAACCACATTTTACTCCCGAGACTTTTGATTATCATTATGGTAAACATCATAATGCTTATGTACAAAATCTAAATAACTTACTCAAAGATAAAGAAGAATTACAAAAAAAAGATTTAGAAAAAATAATATACTGGTCGTCTCAAAACTCAAATGCAGCTATTTTTAATAACGCAGCCCAAATATGGAATCATACTTTTTTTTGGCATTCAATAAAGCCGCATGGCGGAGGTAAGCCAAATGGTAAAATATTAGAACAGATTAATAAAGATTTCGGTAGTTTTGAAGGATTTTGCGAGCAGTTTAAGCAAGAAGCAGTGGGGCAGTTCGGTAGCGGCTGGGCATGGCTGGTATATCACGATAATAGGCTACAAATTATAAAAACTGCTAATGCCGGCACACCTATAGCAAACGGTATGAAGCCGCTTCTTGCATGTGATGTATGGGAACATGCTTATTATATTGATTATCGTAACAAAAGACCTGATTATGTGGACATATTTATTAAGCATATGATTAACTGGCAGTTTGTAGAAGATAACTTAATGAAGTAA
- the recJ gene encoding single-stranded-DNA-specific exonuclease RecJ, which translates to MKTQTSINGKIWQQKLIHEDIVTELCRSFKISDLLARIVSLRVNNLEEVENFLIPKIKNLLPDPFHLLDMKKAVDRTVKAILNNQKICIFADYDVDGATSAALLKNVFRDLNIICDIYVPDRIAEGYGPTPFAMQKIKDKDTELLITVDCGAMAYEAIKYAKDLNLDVIVIDHHIATEILPDAVAIVNPNRIDEKSEYKHLAAVGVAFLFATAILSHLKKQNYFTQTMLQPNLMKYLDLVALGTVCDMMTLTGLNRAFVSSGLKVMQQRQNIGIKTLYDMAGLNEIPKCYHLGFILGPRINAGGRVGKSSLGANLLSTSCSNEASKLAEELEKHNNERKVIELLMIEEATEIALTQQDSSLLFIVKEGWHPGVIGIVAGRLKEKFDKPVAVVALNDGIGKASCRSILGIDFGAEIINAKSKDLLIAGGGHAMAAGFTVTAEKLQELQNFFNNAFRISINTLENYKHAEYDIDLTVDGVNFHLMEELNTLEPFGQGNHEPIFKFDDLFVLKAYIVGSKHIKCMLVPNKRSFGNKALSAIAFNSVGTSFEDVLLSPKAKNIAAIGTLKTNNWQDNYTIQLIIKDILLRE; encoded by the coding sequence ATGAAAACACAAACATCTATAAACGGTAAAATCTGGCAGCAGAAACTGATTCACGAAGATATAGTCACCGAGTTATGTCGTAGTTTCAAAATTAGTGATTTACTTGCTAGGATAGTATCATTAAGAGTAAATAATCTAGAGGAAGTAGAAAATTTTTTGATACCGAAAATCAAAAATTTATTACCTGATCCTTTTCATCTACTCGATATGAAAAAGGCTGTAGATAGAACCGTTAAAGCTATTTTAAATAATCAAAAAATATGTATCTTTGCCGATTATGATGTAGACGGTGCTACTTCAGCTGCTTTACTTAAAAATGTCTTTAGAGATTTAAATATAATATGTGATATTTATGTTCCTGATCGTATAGCTGAAGGATATGGTCCGACTCCTTTTGCTATGCAAAAAATTAAAGATAAAGATACAGAACTATTAATTACGGTTGACTGCGGTGCTATGGCATACGAAGCCATAAAATACGCAAAAGACCTTAACCTTGATGTTATAGTAATCGATCATCATATAGCTACGGAAATATTACCGGATGCAGTAGCGATAGTCAATCCAAATCGTATTGATGAAAAAAGCGAATATAAACATTTGGCCGCCGTAGGAGTTGCGTTCTTATTTGCAACTGCAATATTATCGCATTTAAAGAAACAAAATTATTTCACGCAAACAATGCTTCAGCCTAATCTAATGAAATATCTAGATTTAGTGGCTCTTGGTACTGTTTGCGATATGATGACATTAACAGGCTTAAATCGTGCATTTGTCTCAAGCGGTTTGAAAGTAATGCAACAACGACAAAATATTGGTATTAAAACATTATATGATATGGCAGGACTTAATGAAATACCGAAATGTTATCATTTAGGTTTTATTTTAGGTCCACGTATCAATGCAGGCGGCAGAGTAGGAAAGTCAAGTTTGGGGGCTAATCTCCTCTCTACTAGTTGTTCTAATGAAGCAAGTAAATTAGCTGAAGAACTCGAAAAACATAATAATGAGCGTAAAGTAATTGAGTTATTAATGATAGAAGAGGCAACAGAAATTGCTTTAACTCAACAAGATAGTAGTTTATTATTTATCGTAAAAGAAGGATGGCATCCAGGCGTTATAGGAATTGTTGCCGGCAGATTAAAAGAAAAATTTGATAAGCCGGTAGCGGTTGTGGCTTTAAATGACGGGATTGGTAAAGCTTCATGCCGTTCTATTTTAGGTATTGATTTCGGTGCTGAGATTATCAATGCTAAAAGCAAAGATTTGCTAATAGCAGGCGGAGGTCATGCTATGGCTGCAGGTTTTACCGTAACTGCTGAAAAATTACAGGAATTGCAGAATTTTTTTAATAATGCTTTTAGAATTAGTATAAATACACTAGAAAATTATAAGCATGCAGAATATGATATTGATTTAACGGTTGATGGTGTGAATTTCCATTTAATGGAGGAATTAAACACTTTAGAGCCTTTCGGTCAAGGAAATCATGAGCCTATATTTAAATTCGATGATTTATTTGTATTAAAAGCATATATCGTTGGAAGTAAGCACATTAAATGTATGCTGGTTCCAAATAAGCGAAGCTTTGGTAATAAAGCCTTATCTGCTATTGCTTTTAATTCGGTAGGAACTTCATTTGAAGATGTTTTATTAAGCCCTAAAGCAAAAAATATTGCCGCAATAGGAACGTTAAAAACCAATAATTGGCAAGATAATTATACTATTCAATTAATTATAAAAGATATACTTCTTAGAGAGTAA
- a CDS encoding phage BR0599 family protein, giving the protein MFGKNHFSSTVLSNVSDLIILDDIIQDYAKDTEEVNIIAGCDKNFISCCNKFNNVINFRGTPLRPKKDFINLV; this is encoded by the coding sequence ATATTCGGCAAAAATCATTTTAGCAGTACAGTTCTAAGCAATGTCAGTGATTTGATTATATTAGACGATATTATACAAGATTATGCTAAAGATACAGAGGAAGTAAACATTATTGCCGGATGTGATAAAAATTTTATAAGCTGTTGCAATAAATTTAATAATGTTATAAACTTCAGGGGTACACCACTAAGACCAAAAAAAGACTTTATAAATTTAGTATAA